ACTGTTGGGCAAATGGATGAACATTAATGATGCCCATTGCTATTTGAGCTATTTTATGAATGAGGGGATCAGTAGTTGACCTAAGTAAAGTAACAAGTTTTTCAAATTCCTCAGAACCCATGTAGCATTCCATTTTGCAAGGGCAAGCAAATGGTTTAATTCCATTCCCCTCCCTGACCCGGATTTGGCGTCTAATCTCCTCTATGGTCTGGATGCAAGGGTCAGAACCAAATGGGTACTCAGGGACAGGTTGTGAGCATAAGGCAGTGCTCTGAGAAGGGCACACTGTTGCCTCAGGCAAAGAATGGGTATTTTCCTCAGCTGAGGCCAGGACAATATATGAAGGAGGCTTTGTCTCAAATGGGACTTGGGATCTAAATCCTAACACTGCTGGAGTTACAGCAGGGGCTTTGGGCCAGATGGTTACCTCAGACCAGTCCTTAGgcctatttttttcattaatttcatcCACAGGCTGGGGCCTAACTATCCTGCTCACAGGTCTCGGATTAAGGTCAAAACTAGTTTCATCTCCATCCCAAAACCAGTTCCCAATAacgttctcttcctcctcctcttcagccCCTGGCCTACCCTTGCAGCTGGCCCTAGCCACAGGCTCCAACTTCTCAGCACAGGACAGGGGACCAGTATCAGCTTTATTTTCATCCTTAGCTCTGGAACGATTACCAGCCTCTTCTCCACTCCAGAACCAGGAACCAACATTGGCTTCTTGCCCCACCCAAAACCAGGCATCAATACCAGCCTTATCTTTACATGTTGACCTGGATTCAGCACTAGCCTCAGCAACAGAACACAACTGAGACACTCTAGTGGCCTCATTTTCAGCTTTGGGACTGAAATCTGCCAGGCCTCCTTCCTTCATCTCAGTGATAATCCTGTTCTTAGATACTGCCTTCATCTCTGCTAGTCCATGTGCCTGAGACCCTGCCTTGGGTATTGGTTTTGCCTGAGTCTTGGCTCTGGGTGTGACTATACAGGTAGCCTCCCTCCTTTCATTAGCATCTACACCAGCTCTTTTTTCAGTTTTGGCCTTCTTTCTACCCTCATTCTTACCCCTTGCCATGGCTGAAAAGCCCAGTTATATAGATAGCCCTATACAGTCTTGGCCTAGATTTTCGACGTGTCTTAAGGCTCTTTTACTGGGCCAAAGATAAACTTTGTAACAAGACTTAGAGCCAAGTGTTAGTTCAGCAAGTCACACAGTCCCTTTTCCAAACGCATGAGCTATgtcaatgatataaagggcataggCACTCAGGCTGAGGGAAGATGATGGTTCCTGAGTGCAGACCTGTTGAAAGTGATGCTCTTCTGCCACTCCAAGGCCACCATAGCCATTGCTGGAGATGGATCTGAGGTAGAAAAGAGAAATGGGCTTTGGTCTCTTCCAAATATGCTTCTCTGTGAAGACAGCCACACAGGACATGAGAGAGTAGAGATGGACTGCATGGAAAAAACAGAATGGTAAAAATCTCTGTTATCTTATTTTAACCCTTCTACACTTCCATTAATGTCTAACAATGTCCTGGCCAGGTACTACCACATTCTTTTCTCGCATCAAATAGGAATAGGGATGATGGGGATCTTGCTGAAAGTGAGAGAGGCTGAAGAGTACTCAGCCTCTTTGGTATATACTATACTCTACTCTATAGGCCTATCCAGGTAGGCCTCACACCAACCTGTACTGATCTGGTGCAATTTTATCCTCCTTCCTTGCTGGCTTCCAGTGTTGGTAAGCCCTACAGCCAACTCAGGCAGACCTATGGACAAAAGTACAAGAGAAACTGGAATTTTGGGATTTGGCATACCGACATGCACTCTGGTTTCTAAACTCAATACCTGCCTTTCCAAGTCTAGAGCTTTTGCTATATAATGTTTCTGGCCTCCTTGGTCCTCCTTATGGCTGGCTTCCCTCCCCATTTCCCGGGTATCTATCAATAACCCTATAGACACAATCCTGGCTCACCTCACTCACACTTCCTATACACAAATGTGAGGGCAGAGGTATCTGGAATGCTGGAAGACAATGGTTCTAAAATATGATCTGGTCTCCCCATCCCCAGTCAATAGGGGTGCTCATGCTCACACTCAGCTTAGATCTCAATGAACAGTTTTTATCCTCTTTCTTAATTAAATCAAAGTGACCAGCTAcctatagatttctttttttttattaaggtatgattgatacactcTTATCTATAGGAACCTAAAAAGGAACAAACCTGTGGACAGACAAAAaggcaaaggagaaaaaatagagCGAGATGGCCCAACACCTGACAGGTACAGTAACATATGCTTTTGTATATAAAGGTCAAGTTAACTGTCTCCCACCTGTCTGCTCCTTCCCAAATGATTCATCCAATCCCTCACAGCCTGAAATTTGTCTAATTACACCACCTCCCAACTCTAAGGACAGTCATTTTCCCAGCAGAAATCACAACTCCTCCTGGACCAAAGTGAAGTGCAATAGGAGGTAGTGGAACAACTGTATTTAGGAAGCAGGCAGTGAACACAATGGCAACTATTATTTCAGTACGAACTTTGCATGGCCCTGCCCTTTACCCTTCCCCATGCATACAAAGATCCTACCTCATTCACCACCTACAGAAGCCAGCCCACACAGCAATGGTCCTCAGGAGACAGTATCCTTCCCACCAAAGTACAGTTCTCTAGCTGGAGAAGATTCCAGGCCTACAGCAAGAGAAAGGGGCATCCAGCAAAGCACCAAGAAAATATGTTGACAATGGTAGAAAAATATCAGGTTAACGAACAAATACCTAGAATTCAGGTCCTAACACCCCCTTttcaagaataagaaaataagcaaataaatgtctCTCAACTCCCATTGTTCCTCGGGTATCCTCCCCTCAGGAACTTCACAAAATCTTCCGTGGGCCTGCTTAGGTACCAAACAAAATGAGAGAGGCTGTGAGgagtggatggagatggagatcaGGTTTCCAGAA
This DNA window, taken from Manis pentadactyla isolate mManPen7 chromosome X, mManPen7.hap1, whole genome shotgun sequence, encodes the following:
- the GPRASP3 gene encoding G protein-coupled receptor associated sorting protein 3 produces the protein MARGKNEGRKKAKTEKRAGVDANERREATCIVTPRAKTQAKPIPKAGSQAHGLAEMKAVSKNRIITEMKEGGLADFSPKAENEATRVSQLCSVAEASAESRSTCKDKAGIDAWFWVGQEANVGSWFWSGEEAGNRSRAKDENKADTGPLSCAEKLEPVARASCKGRPGAEEEEEENVIGNWFWDGDETSFDLNPRPVSRIVRPQPVDEINEKNRPKDWSEVTIWPKAPAVTPAVLGFRSQVPFETKPPSYIVLASAEENTHSLPEATVCPSQSTALCSQPVPEYPFGSDPCIQTIEEIRRQIRVREGNGIKPFACPCKMECYMGSEEFEKLVTLLRSTTDPLIHKIAQIAMGIINVHPFAQQFINEVGVVTLIESLLSFPSSEIRKKAIITLNPPGDERQCKIELHIKHMCKETMSFPLNSPGQQSGLRILGQLTTNSDHHHIVANYFSELFYLLSQANHKTRNLVLKVLLNMSENPVAARDMINTKALATLKLIFNQKGAKANLVSAMAIFINIKEHIRKGSIVVVDHLSYNTLMAIFHEVKVIIETM